The nucleotide window GGCTTTAACTTCTTTCAGTGTGTTCAAATCCACTTAAAAGTTACTATAAATTGCATTTATTTTCACTTTTTATTAAAAGGATTTGCTGAACATAAGTTAAAAAACAAAAAACGCTCCTCCTGCATGTTTTGCAGGGGGAGCGTATAGCTTATACGGTCAATCTCCTTTTAAAAGGAGCCCAAGTAAAAGATTATACGGAACTGAAAAAGAAGTCAAGTACTTTCAATTCAGAATTGAAAATAGGCTTATTTTAAAGGTTCTTCTTCTTCTAATTCTTCGTCTAACTCTTCTTCCTCTTCATCGTCCTCGATAATGAAGCTATCATCTTCTTCGATTAGTTCTTCGTCGAGATCATCTGAATCGATTTCTTCAATCTCTTCTTCAACGAAATCGATGTCCTCTTCAACGTCTTCTTCCTCTTCGTCAACGAATTCATCATAATCTTCATCAAATAATACATCTTCTTCTTCAAGATCAATTAAATCGTCATCTTCATCTGCCGCTTTTGCTTTCTTTTTACGAGACTTAATTGTCGGTGCAGTTTCTTCTTCAATTGTTTCAACTTTGTACCACTCACGTAGGCCCCAGCCATTCTCATGGTTTAATAAGAAACGACCTTCAACATTTAAGTCTGTATAAAATTGTACTAAGCGAGATTTTAAATCCTCGTCTGAAATACCATTTAATTTTTGGATTTCCTTTAATAAACCATTTAAAGGCATCGCTTGTTTTTTATCTTCTAAAATAGCATAGGCTAAGTCGATTAACGACTCTTCCGCTAATTGCTCATCTGTCATACCACGAAAGTTCAAATCGTGCACGTCCTTTCTTTAATTACATGTCATATCATAAGCATATTACCCATTATATACAAACATACTATAACTATGCTAGCTTCATTTCTTGTTTTTTAATTTTGTTGCTTTTTTATATGCTACATAAAATAAAATAACAGATAAAAGAAGTAGCGGGATTGCTGCTAACTGCTTGTTATAAAGAAAGAAGGTTGCGATTAGGCAAACTAGAATTAAAATATAATGCATATTTTGTAACACCGTATCGCTCCTCCTTCATTTCTTGAATGTGAAATATTTATATTTAATGCATCTGTTCTCACTTGTTAGTATATCGAAATTTTTGAGTTACGTGGTAATTTCAGTCGCAATTTCTACATTTTTTGCAAAAACTTCACTTTAGAAGAATTTCGTCTCATTAAAGTAGTTAATTTCTACACATTGAAAAACGATTTTTACATATTTCGGCGATATTGTCCACCAACTTCATAAAGTGCATGCGTAATTTGACCAAGACTTGC belongs to Solibacillus sp. FSL R7-0682 and includes:
- the rpoE gene encoding DNA-directed RNA polymerase subunit delta, producing the protein MHDLNFRGMTDEQLAEESLIDLAYAILEDKKQAMPLNGLLKEIQKLNGISDEDLKSRLVQFYTDLNVEGRFLLNHENGWGLREWYKVETIEEETAPTIKSRKKKAKAADEDDDLIDLEEEDVLFDEDYDEFVDEEEEDVEEDIDFVEEEIEEIDSDDLDEELIEEDDSFIIEDDEEEEELDEELEEEEPLK